In Mus musculus strain C57BL/6J chromosome 14, GRCm38.p6 C57BL/6J, the following are encoded in one genomic region:
- the Kcnk16 gene encoding potassium channel, subfamily K, member 16, giving the protein MPRAGVCGCWGGQVLPLLLAYICYLLLGATIFQLLEKQAEAQSRDQFQLEKLRFLENYTCLDQQALEQFVQVILEAWVKGVNPKGNSTNPSNWDFGSSFFFAGTVVTTIGYGNLAPSTEAGQVFCVFYALMGIPLNVVFLNHLGTGLRAHLTTLDRWEDHPRHSQLLQVLGLALFLTLGTLVILIFPPMFFSHVEGWSFREGFYFAFITLSTIGFGDYVVGTDPSKHYIAVYRSLAAIWILLGLAWLAVVLSLGSLLLHRCSRLWQLIRGLDLKDGAAPDSEPRSQKIPISA; this is encoded by the exons ATGCCCCGTGCTGGGGTCTGCGGCTGCTGGGGTGGCCAAGTATTGCCCCTGCTTCTGGCCTATATCTGCTACCTACTGCTTGGGGCCACCATCTTCCAGCTGCTGGAGAAGCAGGCAGAGGCTCAATCCAGGGACCAGTTCCAGCTGGAAAAGCTACGCTTCTTAGAGAACTACACCTGCCTAGACCAGCAGGCCCTGGAGCAGTTTGTACAG GTCATCCTGGAAGCCTGGGTGAAGGGTGTGAACCCCAAAGGCAACTCCACCAATCCCAGCAACTGGGACTTCGGGAGCAGCTTCTTCTTTGCAGGCACAGTGGTCACCACCATAG GTTATGGAAACCTGGCCCCCAGCACGGAGGCAGGGCAGGTCTTCTGTGTCTTCTATGCTCTGATGGGGATCCCACTCAATGTGGTCTTCCTCAACCATCTGGGCACAGGGCTGCGGGCCCACCTGACCACATTGGACAGGTGGGAGGACCACCCCAGGCATTCCCAG CTCCTGCAGGTCCTGGGCCTGGCTCTGTTCCTGACCTTGGGGACCCTGGTCATTCTCATCTTCCCACCCATGTTCTTCAGCCACGTGGAGGGCTGGAGCTTCCGTGAGGGCTTCTACTTCGCGTTTatcaccctcagcaccattgGCTTCGGGGACTATGTTGTTG GCACAGACCCCAGCAAGCATTACATCGCTGTGTATCGGAGCTTGGCAGCTATATGGATCCTCCTAGGACTGGCATGGCTGGCGGTGGTCCTCAGCCTGGGATCCCTGCTTCTGCACAGGTGCTCCCGGCTCTGGCAGCTCATCAGAGGCCTGGACCTTAAGGATGGAGCAGCCCCTGACTCTGAGCCTAGATCACAGAAAATCCCCATCTCTGCATGA